Proteins co-encoded in one Metabacillus sp. KUDC1714 genomic window:
- a CDS encoding GntP family permease, with protein MIGMLGLIASLILLIYLTMRGINIIIAAIFSAILVALTGGLNLETALTEHYMTGFTSYFASWFLIFLLGAIFGKIMQATRAADSIANWVKNTLGPSRAVFAVVAAAAIMTYGGVSLFVVGFAVYPIAVSLFKVANLPHRFIPVALVFGSISFTMTAPGSPEIQNLIPTEFFGTKPTAGGVIGVIMALLIMVVGGWWLGRMVKKAVQNGEVFSLPNDTSSKTADEMAASIEFEAQRPETGSIDKKYPNIIFAVLPLVTVIAMLNTISNFTSSTGAALISLATGILMACVLMFNFLQEFWGALAKGAQDALVAVGNTCAVVGFGSVAAQVTAFDTVVDTLVNIPGPPLMGLAIAVTLICGITGSASGGLGIALPILSPIYLAQGLDPGAMHRISALASGGLDSLPHNGYVVTTIRAICGETHKRSYGPIFMLSVVLPTIVLVLAVILYSIF; from the coding sequence ATGATTGGAATGCTAGGATTGATAGCTTCACTCATACTACTAATCTATTTAACAATGAGGGGTATTAATATCATAATTGCTGCTATATTTAGCGCAATATTGGTTGCGCTTACAGGTGGTTTGAACCTAGAAACTGCCTTGACTGAGCATTATATGACAGGATTCACATCCTATTTTGCATCGTGGTTTTTAATTTTCTTATTAGGAGCCATTTTTGGTAAAATCATGCAGGCAACTCGGGCAGCAGATAGCATTGCAAATTGGGTAAAGAATACTCTCGGACCTTCACGAGCGGTGTTTGCAGTGGTTGCAGCTGCAGCAATTATGACGTACGGAGGAGTTAGTTTATTTGTAGTTGGCTTTGCCGTATACCCAATTGCGGTTTCTTTATTTAAAGTAGCAAATTTGCCACATCGATTTATTCCAGTTGCTTTAGTATTCGGATCAATATCCTTTACGATGACAGCTCCTGGTTCTCCTGAGATCCAAAATTTGATTCCTACTGAGTTCTTTGGGACAAAACCGACTGCGGGTGGCGTTATTGGTGTAATCATGGCGCTACTTATTATGGTTGTTGGTGGATGGTGGTTAGGGAGAATGGTTAAAAAGGCTGTTCAAAATGGAGAGGTTTTCTCCCTGCCAAATGATACATCGTCAAAAACAGCAGATGAAATGGCAGCAAGTATAGAATTTGAGGCACAAAGGCCAGAAACGGGATCTATAGATAAAAAATATCCAAATATTATATTTGCGGTGTTACCATTAGTTACCGTAATTGCAATGCTTAATACGATTTCTAACTTTACATCTTCAACAGGAGCTGCATTAATTTCGTTAGCTACCGGAATTCTTATGGCCTGTGTATTAATGTTTAACTTTTTACAAGAGTTCTGGGGTGCACTTGCCAAAGGTGCCCAAGATGCTTTGGTTGCAGTAGGGAATACGTGTGCTGTAGTTGGGTTTGGAAGTGTTGCCGCACAAGTTACCGCGTTTGATACTGTCGTTGATACTTTAGTTAATATACCTGGACCACCATTAATGGGATTAGCGATCGCAGTAACTCTTATTTGTGGAATAACAGGATCAGCTTCTGGTGGATTAGGAATTGCATTGCCAATATTGTCGCCGATATATTTAGCACAAGGACTTGATCCAGGTGCAATGCACCGAATTTCTGCGTTGGCATCTGGAGGACTTGACTCACTACCACATAATGGATATGTTGTGACAACGATAAGAGCTATATGCGGGGAAACGCATAAACGCTCGTATGGACCAATTTTTATGCTAAGTGTAGTACTACCAACAATTGTATTGGTTTTAGCGGTTATTTTATATTCAATATTCTAA
- the sigY gene encoding RNA polymerase sigma factor SigY, whose amino-acid sequence MDQVEESKLVNDAKRGDDEAFTELFQMNYRFLYKYLIKLTLHPDQAEDLIQETMLKAYVHLQSFKGESKYSTWLISIASRLFIDQKRKEVRDKRRYEKVRDDVKQKMKWNVMINGQEWTIYLELFARLEPDIRTPILLRHYYGFTYPEIAKMLNLKEGTVKTRVHNGLKRIRKELW is encoded by the coding sequence TTGGATCAGGTAGAAGAGAGCAAACTAGTTAACGACGCAAAACGTGGGGACGATGAGGCGTTTACGGAACTGTTTCAGATGAATTATAGGTTCTTATATAAATATTTAATTAAACTAACCCTTCACCCTGATCAGGCGGAGGATCTTATTCAAGAAACAATGCTAAAGGCATATGTCCACCTTCAAAGCTTTAAGGGAGAATCAAAATATTCAACATGGCTTATTTCCATAGCATCTAGGTTATTTATTGATCAAAAACGAAAGGAAGTAAGAGATAAAAGGCGTTATGAAAAAGTTAGGGATGACGTAAAACAAAAAATGAAATGGAATGTCATGATAAATGGACAGGAATGGACGATCTATCTGGAGTTGTTTGCAAGACTAGAACCAGATATTCGTACTCCTATTTTACTAAGACATTACTATGGATTCACATATCCAGAAATTGCAAAGATGCTCAATCTTAAAGAAGGAACAGTGAAAACTCGTGTTCACAATGGACTAAAGCGAATAAGAAAGGAGTTGTGGTGA
- a CDS encoding YxlC family protein has product MKENNEDEWISHLVGDLQKVEAMQEPEIPEADQLMHSIKTFKAERKKAYKREMIAFLVTALLILISYSTIAFKMMTVFIWIQGFALLLIPIIFKLEKKRRMKRRNEVTMF; this is encoded by the coding sequence ATGAAAGAGAACAATGAAGATGAATGGATCAGCCATTTAGTTGGGGATTTGCAAAAGGTAGAGGCAATGCAAGAACCGGAAATTCCTGAAGCTGATCAATTAATGCATTCTATAAAGACATTTAAAGCTGAACGGAAAAAAGCTTATAAACGGGAAATGATAGCATTTTTAGTAACAGCTCTACTTATTCTAATTTCATATTCAACAATTGCCTTTAAAATGATGACAGTTTTTATATGGATTCAAGGGTTTGCATTGCTCTTAATTCCGATTATTTTTAAGCTTGAAAAAAAACGAAGAATGAAGCGCCGAAATGAGGTGACCATGTTTTGA
- a CDS encoding 1,4-dihydroxy-2-naphthoate polyprenyltransferase → METKNGNRKESLSRGKILWQLTRPHTLTASFVPVLIGTVLAMFYIDLDASLFVTMLLSCLWLQIATNLFNEYYDFKRGLDTEDSVGIGGAIVRHGMKPKTVLKLALGSYGIALLLGIYICMNSSWWLALIGGIGMLIGYLYTGGPLPIAYTPFGELLSGLCMGSIFILISFYIQTGTLNVQSILLSIPIGILVGAINLSNNIRDIEEDIKGGRRTLAILIGRKKAVYLLGAMFLVSYVWVTGLVLVEFVSPWLLLVFLSFPKPVQALKGFLAGAHSPAQMILAMKATAQTNTVFGILLSIGLCISYVI, encoded by the coding sequence GTGGAGACAAAAAATGGTAATCGAAAAGAATCATTAAGTAGAGGTAAAATTTTGTGGCAATTAACCCGTCCTCATACATTAACCGCATCATTTGTACCAGTATTAATTGGTACAGTTTTAGCTATGTTTTATATAGACCTTGATGCAAGTCTTTTTGTAACAATGCTCTTATCTTGTTTATGGCTCCAAATTGCTACAAATCTGTTTAATGAATATTATGATTTCAAACGTGGATTAGACACTGAGGACTCTGTTGGAATTGGTGGTGCCATCGTACGTCACGGAATGAAGCCGAAAACGGTTTTAAAGCTGGCATTGGGTTCATATGGAATTGCTCTATTATTAGGTATATATATATGTATGAACAGTAGCTGGTGGTTAGCTCTTATTGGAGGAATAGGTATGTTAATAGGCTATTTATATACCGGTGGTCCTTTGCCTATCGCATATACTCCATTTGGAGAACTCTTGTCAGGACTTTGTATGGGGTCAATCTTTATTTTAATTTCCTTCTATATTCAAACAGGTACTCTTAATGTTCAAAGTATCCTTTTATCTATTCCAATCGGAATTTTAGTAGGGGCAATTAATTTATCAAATAATATTAGAGATATCGAAGAAGACATTAAAGGAGGAAGAAGGACGTTAGCTATTTTAATTGGGAGAAAAAAGGCCGTTTATTTACTAGGAGCAATGTTTTTAGTTTCATATGTTTGGGTTACTGGGTTAGTACTAGTTGAATTTGTGAGTCCTTGGCTATTACTTGTTTTTCTAAGCTTTCCTAAGCCAGTTCAAGCATTAAAGGGCTTTTTGGCAGGTGCTCATTCTCCTGCACAGATGATATTAGCAATGAAGGCAACTGCCCAGACAAATACTGTATTTGGAATCCTTTTATCAATCGGGTTATGTATTAGTTACGTTATATAA
- a CDS encoding ABC transporter ATP-binding protein, producing MITVNNIHKHFGSQAVLSGMSFTVKKGSIVGLLGPNGSGKTTMIRLLNGVIQPEQGTMEINGFNPLNDGNVIRQMSGIVTEGAGLYHEMSGEDNLLFFSQIYGVRKAVKRVNELLKDFDLYAHRKKKVGTYSTGMKKRLALAKALLHKPKLLFLDEPTNGLDPDGIRDVMKYLTKLNKTEQITIIICSHVLRQLEDICHSYVFMEKGTVLAQGTRQQLEKDFLTDILLRVETGLKLDSTAYFGYPAERVNETAIIFTLPSKNEISPLLNEILKETWIHSTTIENISLESIYFEVRRRNNE from the coding sequence TTGATAACTGTAAACAATATTCATAAGCATTTTGGTTCACAGGCTGTATTATCAGGGATGAGTTTCACGGTGAAGAAAGGGAGTATTGTTGGGCTACTGGGCCCAAATGGCTCTGGGAAAACGACGATGATCAGGCTGTTGAACGGTGTAATTCAGCCGGAGCAAGGAACTATGGAAATTAACGGGTTTAACCCTTTAAATGATGGAAATGTAATCCGTCAAATGAGTGGTATTGTCACAGAGGGTGCAGGACTCTATCACGAAATGAGCGGGGAAGATAATCTATTATTTTTCTCGCAAATTTATGGAGTCAGGAAAGCGGTAAAACGAGTGAATGAATTGCTTAAAGACTTTGATCTTTATGCCCATCGTAAAAAGAAAGTTGGAACATATAGCACAGGAATGAAGAAGCGACTTGCATTAGCGAAAGCATTGCTTCATAAGCCGAAGCTTTTATTTCTGGACGAACCAACAAACGGCCTTGATCCTGATGGAATAAGGGATGTTATGAAGTATTTAACAAAACTGAATAAAACGGAGCAAATAACAATAATAATTTGTTCTCATGTTCTTCGGCAGTTGGAGGATATTTGCCACTCATATGTATTTATGGAGAAGGGAACTGTACTAGCACAGGGAACGAGGCAACAATTAGAGAAAGACTTTTTAACAGACATTTTGTTAAGGGTAGAAACAGGACTCAAATTGGATTCAACTGCATATTTTGGGTACCCAGCAGAACGAGTGAATGAAACTGCAATTATCTTTACTCTTCCTTCAAAAAATGAGATATCACCTTTATTAAATGAGATCTTAAAGGAAACCTGGATACATTCAACAACCATTGAAAATATAAGCTTGGAGTCAATTTACTTTGAAGTGAGGAGGAGGAACAATGAATAA
- a CDS encoding sigma-54-dependent Fis family transcriptional regulator, which produces MAIHDLIHKGRDELNLENLLQVKNWMTPSPFCIKEGQTLREAAEMMIENRVDGLPIVTEDLQFIGIVTLRQALYYFVNGQENELVESSILKRNYAVINQFDSIFSVFSMPYNQLPVIDTSGMLIGILTKRDILDGFSKYIYRLQQKQNSAEVLNVILESAYEGIAVVDENGILQEFNEAYSRFTGIRRDDAIGRHVTEVIDNTNLHLTVKTAIPERGVVQNIQGQDMVVHRIPIIKDGKVVGAIGMLIFEGVTEIYKIYERLQENHIKDQTEERPFTLNKEQDSRMTLDQIIGVSDAMTTVKRLARRAARTAATVLITGESGTGKEMFAKSIHHLSPFATGPFISVNCGAIPEHLFESELFGYEEGAFSGAKKGGKPGKFELADNGTIFLDEIGEMPLMMQTKLLRVLQEREAERVGGIKKYQINVRIITATNRNLKEMVDKGEFREDLFYRLNIIHLHIPALRERRQDIPILLSYYIKEICDKYRIKTKSFTQEAISAFMQYEWRGNIREMLNSIESLVTLVDGPIIELMHLSESMRGFEKGVIEERKPLISKGLMEEAKMYENEREKELIIKALKTAGGNKSKTAELLGIHRTTLYQKLKKYNVT; this is translated from the coding sequence ATGGCTATACATGATCTAATCCATAAAGGCAGAGACGAATTGAATCTCGAAAATTTACTTCAGGTAAAAAACTGGATGACGCCAAGTCCCTTTTGTATTAAGGAAGGTCAAACATTAAGGGAAGCAGCGGAGATGATGATAGAGAATAGGGTAGACGGTCTTCCAATTGTTACTGAAGATCTTCAATTCATTGGTATCGTAACATTGAGACAGGCGCTTTATTATTTTGTAAATGGACAAGAGAATGAATTAGTTGAAAGTAGTATATTAAAGCGAAATTATGCTGTTATTAATCAATTTGACTCAATTTTTAGTGTTTTTTCAATGCCATATAACCAATTACCTGTCATCGATACCTCTGGAATGCTCATTGGCATTTTGACAAAGAGAGATATTCTAGATGGTTTTTCAAAGTATATTTATAGGCTGCAACAAAAGCAAAATAGTGCAGAGGTACTGAATGTTATCTTAGAGAGTGCATATGAAGGAATTGCAGTTGTTGACGAGAATGGTATTTTACAAGAATTTAACGAGGCTTATAGTCGTTTTACAGGAATAAGAAGAGATGATGCAATTGGTCGGCATGTTACGGAAGTCATCGATAATACCAATCTTCATTTAACAGTAAAAACAGCCATTCCTGAACGAGGTGTTGTCCAAAACATACAAGGACAAGATATGGTTGTTCATCGCATTCCTATTATTAAAGATGGAAAAGTTGTTGGTGCAATAGGGATGCTCATTTTTGAAGGAGTTACAGAGATATATAAAATTTATGAACGCTTACAGGAGAATCATATTAAAGATCAAACTGAAGAAAGGCCATTTACCTTAAATAAAGAACAAGATAGTCGTATGACACTTGATCAAATAATTGGTGTAAGTGATGCGATGACAACAGTTAAAAGGTTAGCAAGAAGGGCTGCAAGGACGGCAGCAACGGTCTTAATTACAGGAGAAAGTGGTACAGGGAAAGAAATGTTTGCCAAAAGCATACACCATTTAAGTCCGTTTGCAACAGGGCCGTTTATAAGTGTGAATTGTGGAGCGATCCCTGAGCATTTATTTGAATCAGAGTTATTTGGATATGAAGAAGGTGCCTTTTCCGGGGCAAAGAAGGGTGGAAAACCAGGGAAATTTGAATTGGCTGATAATGGGACGATTTTTTTAGATGAAATAGGTGAGATGCCGTTAATGATGCAAACAAAACTTTTACGTGTTTTACAAGAGAGAGAAGCGGAACGCGTTGGAGGTATTAAAAAATATCAAATAAATGTAAGAATTATTACAGCCACGAACCGGAACCTCAAGGAGATGGTAGACAAAGGAGAATTTCGTGAGGATTTGTTCTATCGACTTAACATTATTCACTTACATATCCCCGCTCTTCGCGAACGGAGGCAAGATATACCGATCCTTCTTTCATATTATATAAAAGAAATTTGTGATAAATACAGGATAAAAACAAAATCCTTCACACAGGAAGCTATTTCGGCATTTATGCAATATGAATGGAGAGGTAATATTCGTGAAATGCTGAACTCAATCGAGAGTCTTGTTACTCTAGTAGATGGACCTATTATTGAGTTAATGCATTTGTCTGAATCTATGAGAGGGTTTGAAAAGGGTGTAATTGAAGAAAGGAAGCCTTTAATTAGTAAGGGATTAATGGAAGAGGCAAAAATGTATGAGAACGAACGAGAAAAGGAATTGATTATTAAGGCGTTGAAAACTGCTGGTGGGAATAAATCAAAAACTGCTGAACTATTAGGCATTCATCGAACAACGCTTTATCAAAAGTTAAAAAAATATAATGTTACTTGA
- a CDS encoding transcriptional regulator yields MDTEVLVVIFLVAPILLTQGILLFIDAKKKGAYSWFWGIWGLIQFPWPSLFYYFFVIRPYRKRISRIE; encoded by the coding sequence ATGGATACTGAAGTATTAGTGGTGATTTTTCTTGTAGCACCTATCCTTCTTACTCAGGGTATTCTTTTATTTATAGATGCAAAGAAAAAGGGGGCATACTCCTGGTTTTGGGGAATATGGGGATTGATCCAATTTCCATGGCCGAGTTTGTTTTATTATTTCTTTGTGATTAGACCATATCGAAAAAGGATCAGTAGGATTGAATGA
- a CDS encoding ABC transporter permease: MDHCKKDIKSILAIKQILLPMLILPIMLCVIMPGILVYLLQSNNLSFLNEIDQMMSLVGTIPGDDGELIRSLPTKEGQAIYLFVNYMLPSMYLLVPVITSMMIAANSFVGEKERRTLESLLFAPIGIKDLFIGKMLAAFIPSMSISLGGFLLCSCFINILTYGQFERFLFLTVDWLLFVCWIVPSLTALTILLNVLISARVKGFQEAQQIGGATVLPIIGLLLSQVSGLFFFNPTIILLIGFTLIVLCVFLLYRIAKMNERHILFEKQVH, encoded by the coding sequence GTGGATCATTGCAAAAAAGATATAAAATCGATCCTTGCAATTAAGCAGATATTACTTCCAATGTTGATTTTACCAATAATGCTATGTGTTATAATGCCAGGTATTCTTGTTTATCTTCTTCAATCTAATAATCTTTCATTTCTAAACGAGATTGATCAAATGATGAGTTTAGTAGGGACAATACCAGGGGATGATGGGGAGTTAATAAGGAGTCTTCCGACTAAAGAGGGACAGGCGATTTATTTATTCGTAAATTACATGCTTCCGTCTATGTATCTGCTTGTACCAGTTATTACTTCGATGATGATAGCTGCCAACAGTTTTGTCGGAGAAAAAGAGAGACGGACATTAGAAAGCTTGTTATTTGCTCCAATTGGGATCAAGGATTTGTTTATTGGTAAAATGCTTGCAGCCTTTATCCCATCGATGAGTATTTCGCTTGGAGGTTTTCTATTATGCTCATGTTTCATTAATATCCTTACTTATGGTCAATTTGAGCGTTTTCTCTTTTTGACGGTGGATTGGCTGTTGTTTGTTTGTTGGATTGTTCCTTCACTTACAGCACTGACGATATTACTTAATGTTCTTATATCTGCACGGGTAAAGGGTTTTCAAGAAGCACAACAAATAGGAGGGGCTACGGTCTTGCCAATTATCGGTCTATTACTTAGTCAGGTAAGCGGGTTATTTTTTTTCAATCCAACGATTATCCTTTTAATTGGTTTCACTCTCATTGTTTTATGCGTCTTTTTATTGTACAGAATTGCAAAAATGAATGAACGTCACATCCTTTTTGAAAAGCAGGTACATTGA
- a CDS encoding peptide MFS transporter, with amino-acid sequence MSDLNKQKIVASVPQKGFFGHPKGLFTLFFTEFWERFSYYGMRAILVFYMYYEVSKGGLGLDENMALAIMSIYGSLVYMSGIIGGWLADRIFGTSKAIFYGGILIMFGHIVLAIPGSVTMFFVSMVLIVLGTGLLKPNVSSVVGEIYSEEDNRRDAGFSIFYMGINLGGFLAPLIVGEVGLKHNFHLGFAIAAVGMFLGLLVFIFTKKKNLGLAGTVVANPLSQTEKKKVYSIFGLATVLIAILIAVTIPLGILTFETFIALIGILGILIPTIYFFVMYRSPKTTAVERSRILAYIPLFIASVMFWAIQEQGSTILAHYADKRTDLEFAGFTISPAWFQSLNPLFIIILAPVFAWLWVKLGNRQPSVPKKFSLGLLFAGLSFLVILLPGYLTGSDSLVNPLWLVLSYFIVVLGELCLSPVGLSATTKLAPAAFSAQTMSLWFLSNAAAQAINAQIVKFYTPETEMVYFGVIGGVAILLSILLFALSPKIQGFMKGVR; translated from the coding sequence ATGTCAGACTTAAATAAACAGAAAATTGTGGCAAGTGTTCCTCAAAAAGGATTTTTTGGACATCCTAAAGGATTATTCACTCTTTTCTTTACTGAGTTTTGGGAGCGTTTCTCATATTATGGAATGAGAGCAATTCTTGTATTTTATATGTACTATGAAGTATCAAAGGGTGGATTAGGTCTAGATGAAAATATGGCTCTTGCCATCATGTCGATCTATGGATCACTAGTGTATATGTCCGGAATAATTGGTGGTTGGCTTGCGGACAGAATATTCGGTACGTCCAAGGCTATATTTTACGGTGGAATATTGATCATGTTTGGCCATATCGTATTGGCAATTCCTGGAAGCGTAACCATGTTTTTTGTCTCTATGGTTCTTATTGTACTTGGTACAGGGCTATTGAAGCCAAACGTTTCAAGTGTTGTAGGTGAGATTTACAGTGAAGAAGACAACCGTCGCGATGCTGGGTTTAGCATATTCTATATGGGGATTAACCTTGGAGGTTTCCTGGCTCCATTAATTGTAGGAGAAGTAGGATTGAAGCATAATTTCCACTTAGGCTTTGCTATTGCTGCTGTTGGTATGTTTTTAGGTTTATTAGTCTTCATTTTTACAAAGAAAAAAAATCTTGGCCTTGCGGGTACTGTTGTAGCAAATCCACTTTCACAAACTGAAAAGAAAAAAGTCTATTCTATTTTTGGACTAGCTACTGTACTTATAGCTATCTTAATTGCTGTTACAATTCCACTAGGCATTTTAACATTTGAAACCTTTATAGCACTTATAGGAATTTTGGGTATTCTTATCCCAACAATCTATTTCTTTGTTATGTACCGTAGTCCTAAAACAACAGCAGTAGAGCGATCTAGGATACTAGCTTATATTCCGCTATTTATTGCTTCTGTTATGTTCTGGGCGATTCAAGAACAAGGCTCAACCATTCTTGCCCATTATGCTGATAAACGTACAGATTTAGAGTTCGCAGGCTTTACAATTTCTCCTGCATGGTTCCAATCATTAAATCCGTTATTTATTATCATTTTAGCGCCAGTATTTGCTTGGCTTTGGGTGAAACTAGGAAATCGCCAGCCCTCTGTTCCTAAGAAGTTCTCATTAGGATTATTATTTGCAGGTTTGTCATTCCTTGTCATCCTGTTGCCAGGATACTTGACGGGTTCAGATTCATTAGTCAACCCATTATGGCTTGTTCTTAGCTATTTCATTGTCGTACTTGGAGAACTATGCTTATCACCAGTAGGACTTTCAGCTACTACAAAATTAGCACCTGCAGCATTCTCAGCTCAGACGATGAGTTTATGGTTCTTATCAAATGCTGCTGCACAGGCCATTAATGCACAAATTGTTAAATTCTATACACCTGAAACAGAAATGGTTTACTTTGGTGTCATTGGAGGAGTAGCAATTCTTCTCAGCATCCTTCTTTTTGCCCTATCACCTAAAATTCAGGGCTTTATGAAAGGTGTACGTTAA
- a CDS encoding iron-containing alcohol dehydrogenase: MDKFAVFRTPQTILYGREAFKNVGTESALRGEKALIVSDKVMNQLGLVSQCQSYLQKEGVNSEIYLGVDSEPTDQYVAESLELLKKKKCDVVISIGGGSCIDTAKAIAVLATNDGYIGDYRANKKIVENTPIPHIAIPTTAGTGSEATDVTVITSTLNDVKMMIKQPAFMPDVAIVDPLLTITSPQHITAATGVDALSHAIEAYLSKRAHPMTDTIALSAMKLLVENILTAYNNGEDLDAREAMSLGSLQAGMAFTNASVCLVHGMSRPIGALFHVPHGYSNAMLLPAVLEFSKEACINRLADLGRIFKPNSINLTNEEAAEIAVTSVKNLCLQLNIPNLKGWGIERGAFESVVGKMAVDALDSGSPANNPRVPTQVELEELYHNCFDYQFTSEEKVM; encoded by the coding sequence GTGGATAAATTTGCTGTTTTTCGTACACCACAAACAATTTTATACGGGCGGGAAGCTTTTAAAAATGTAGGAACAGAAAGTGCACTTAGAGGGGAAAAGGCACTCATTGTTAGTGATAAAGTGATGAATCAGCTCGGGCTTGTAAGTCAATGTCAAAGCTACCTTCAAAAAGAGGGAGTGAATAGTGAGATTTATTTAGGTGTTGATTCTGAACCGACAGATCAATATGTCGCTGAATCTTTAGAGCTATTAAAAAAGAAAAAATGTGATGTTGTGATTTCTATTGGTGGAGGGAGCTGTATTGATACTGCGAAAGCAATTGCTGTCTTAGCTACAAATGATGGATATATTGGTGATTATAGGGCAAATAAAAAAATTGTAGAGAACACACCAATTCCACATATCGCAATTCCAACAACAGCTGGAACTGGTTCAGAAGCAACAGATGTAACTGTAATAACCAGTACATTAAATGACGTGAAAATGATGATTAAGCAGCCTGCATTTATGCCAGATGTAGCGATTGTAGATCCATTATTGACCATTACATCTCCACAGCATATTACAGCAGCTACAGGAGTAGATGCTCTGAGCCATGCGATTGAGGCGTACCTTTCGAAACGTGCTCATCCAATGACAGACACAATTGCGTTATCTGCTATGAAGTTATTAGTAGAAAATATTTTAACCGCTTACAATAATGGGGAAGATCTTGATGCTCGTGAGGCAATGAGTTTAGGGTCACTACAAGCGGGTATGGCGTTTACAAATGCCTCGGTATGCCTTGTCCATGGTATGTCCAGACCTATCGGTGCATTATTTCATGTCCCACATGGATATTCAAATGCAATGCTTTTACCTGCAGTTTTAGAATTTAGTAAAGAAGCTTGCATTAACCGATTAGCTGATCTAGGGCGTATATTTAAGCCTAACAGTATCAATCTAACAAATGAAGAGGCAGCAGAAATAGCCGTTACTTCAGTTAAAAATCTTTGTTTGCAATTAAATATTCCAAACCTTAAAGGTTGGGGAATTGAACGTGGAGCATTTGAGAGTGTTGTTGGTAAGATGGCAGTAGATGCCTTAGATAGCGGAAGTCCAGCTAATAACCCTAGAGTTCCAACTCAAGTAGAATTGGAAGAACTCTATCATAATTGCTTTGATTACCAATTCACAAGTGAAGAAAAGGTTATGTAA